From one Lycium barbarum isolate Lr01 chromosome 6, ASM1917538v2, whole genome shotgun sequence genomic stretch:
- the LOC132598703 gene encoding uncharacterized protein At1g10890 isoform X2 gives MIKDGAQVYSLQFMRRRSRSLSPRRHKSRSPATRRRKSRSPRHHRRQRSRSTSLSPIGKSPVSSIGSKEQKDISEKNRLDEEEKKRRQEEAELKLIEEETAKRVEEAIKRKVDESLNKEEIKLEIGRRLEEGRKKLVNEVAAQLEKEKEAALIESKHKEEQARKEKEELERMLEEKRRKVEEAQRREALEQQMKEEQRYRELEELQRQKEEALRRKKQQEEEERANQMKLLGKNKSRPKLSFALGLK, from the exons ATGATAAAAGACGGAGCTCAAGTTTATTCTTTGCAATTCATGAG AAGACGAAGCCGTTCATTGTCCCCAAGGCGCCATAAAAGCCGTTCTCCAGCCACCAGACGACGTAAGAGTCGCTCTCCAAGGCACCATAGGAGACAAAGAAGTAGGAGTACCTCATTGTCTCCTATTGGTAAATCACCCGTTTCAAGTATCGGATCGAAAGAACAAAAGGATATCAGTGAAAAAAATAGACTTGATGAAGAGGAGAAGAAAAG GCGTCAAGAGGAAGCAGAACTAAAATTAATAGAAGAAGAAACTGCAAAAAGAGTTGAAGAAGCAATTAAGAGAAAAGTTGATGAAAGCTTGAACAAGGAGGAGATCAAGCTTGAAATTGGAAGGCGACTAGAAGAAGGTAGAAAGAAACTCGTCAATGAAGTTGCCGCTCAACTTGAAAAAGAGAAGGAAGCTGCTCTTATTGAGTCAAAACATAAGGAG GAACAAGCTCGAAAAGAGAAAGAAGAGTTGGAAAGAATGCTTgaagaaaagagaagaaaggtgGAAGAGGCTCAGAGAAGAGAAGCTCTGGAGCAGCAAATGAAGGAAGAGCAGCGTTATAGGGAACTGGAAGAGCTCCAAAGACAGAAAGAAGAGGCTTTGCGTAGGAAGAAACAACAAGAGGAGGAAGAGCGTGCAAATCAAATGAAATTGTTGGGCAAGAACAAATCCAGGCCTAAGTTGTCCTTTGCATTGGGTTTGAAATGA
- the LOC132598703 gene encoding uncharacterized protein At1g10890 isoform X1 codes for MGRGRDRDISRSRSRSPAYRRRYSRSPSPVVRRHSRRSRRDRSRSPYSYSRRRSRSLSPRRHKSRSPATRRRKSRSPRHHRRQRSRSTSLSPIGKSPVSSIGSKEQKDISEKNRLDEEEKKRRQEEAELKLIEEETAKRVEEAIKRKVDESLNKEEIKLEIGRRLEEGRKKLVNEVAAQLEKEKEAALIESKHKEEQARKEKEELERMLEEKRRKVEEAQRREALEQQMKEEQRYRELEELQRQKEEALRRKKQQEEEERANQMKLLGKNKSRPKLSFALGLK; via the exons ATGGGTAGGGGTAGGGATAGGGATATTTCAAGGTCTAGATCGAGGTCGCCGGCATATAGGAGGAGATATTCACGGTCACCATCGCCTGTGGTGCGCAGACATAGCCGCAGAAGCCGGAGAGATAGAAGCAGATCCCCTTATTCTTATAGCAG AAGACGAAGCCGTTCATTGTCCCCAAGGCGCCATAAAAGCCGTTCTCCAGCCACCAGACGACGTAAGAGTCGCTCTCCAAGGCACCATAGGAGACAAAGAAGTAGGAGTACCTCATTGTCTCCTATTGGTAAATCACCCGTTTCAAGTATCGGATCGAAAGAACAAAAGGATATCAGTGAAAAAAATAGACTTGATGAAGAGGAGAAGAAAAG GCGTCAAGAGGAAGCAGAACTAAAATTAATAGAAGAAGAAACTGCAAAAAGAGTTGAAGAAGCAATTAAGAGAAAAGTTGATGAAAGCTTGAACAAGGAGGAGATCAAGCTTGAAATTGGAAGGCGACTAGAAGAAGGTAGAAAGAAACTCGTCAATGAAGTTGCCGCTCAACTTGAAAAAGAGAAGGAAGCTGCTCTTATTGAGTCAAAACATAAGGAG GAACAAGCTCGAAAAGAGAAAGAAGAGTTGGAAAGAATGCTTgaagaaaagagaagaaaggtgGAAGAGGCTCAGAGAAGAGAAGCTCTGGAGCAGCAAATGAAGGAAGAGCAGCGTTATAGGGAACTGGAAGAGCTCCAAAGACAGAAAGAAGAGGCTTTGCGTAGGAAGAAACAACAAGAGGAGGAAGAGCGTGCAAATCAAATGAAATTGTTGGGCAAGAACAAATCCAGGCCTAAGTTGTCCTTTGCATTGGGTTTGAAATGA